One window of the Xiphophorus couchianus chromosome 12, X_couchianus-1.0, whole genome shotgun sequence genome contains the following:
- the znf703 gene encoding zinc finger protein 703 — protein sequence MRDLPAGSDALLRSQSSLERNGDPRRRAAESASAPTPTSLPSPADPSRQNKRLPVRIVKMLTAHSGHLLHPEYLQPLTSAPVSIELDAKKSPLALLAQTCSQIGKPDPPSSSKLASLSSGSLGDKESSGRSSKPGEQHQSLDDKSSFKPYSKSSSDCRKDVLVAKGASDKAALRVPNGSSSGGNASCPPFPSHSRSPNSSSSPLPHRQSHSPSMQPPPHSQTPHTDSKPEQASSDNSSNVAGKKDSDVTKPGVDGAHLANSSQVRASANSSNASSASSPRPESKTDPQASSQPTLGSGHIAPVSPFKPGHSVFPLPPATMGYHGSIVGAYASYPSQFVPSLDPTKSSLGLGLQGKHPSSSPLTGASPPSLMQGLCRDPYCLSYPNAPHLGGSNCSTCVHDPSSLKSGFPLVYPSHHLHSLHSGSLSSSSTPSLSHPIYTYGFMVPNEPLPHACNWVSVSGPCDKRFATSEELLAHLRTHTSLPGMVDSKLLSAYPSSVSSTASCHLHLPPPSSPGALPSSFSLRGSPGLSLARYHPYGKSHLPGAPGLPMPTLPSSPAYYSPYALYSQRLGSASALGYQ from the exons ATGAGAGATCTCCCCGCTGGATCTGACGCGCTTTTACGCAGCCAGTCGTCCCTGGAGCGCAACGGCGATCCACGCCGGAGAGCAGCAGAGAGCGCGTCCGCTCCCACGCCTACGTCTCTTCCGTCTCCCGCGGACCCGTCGCGCCAGAATAAGAGGCTTCCCGTCCGGATCGTGAAGATGTTGACGGCTCACAGCGGCCACCTGCTGCACCCGGAGTATCTCCAGCCCCTCACTTCTGCGCCGGTTAGCATTGAA CTGGATGCCAAGAAGAGTCCTTTGGCTCTGCTGGCCCAGACCTGCTCTCAAATTGGCAAACCCgaccctccctcctcctccaaGCTGGCCTCCCTCTCCTCCGGCTCTCTAGGAGACAAGGAGTCGTCCGGTAGGTCGTCCAAGCCTGGAGAGCAGCACCAGTCCCTGGATGACAAGTCCAGCTTCAAGCCTTACTCCAAGTCATCAAGCGACTGTCGTAAGGATGTCTTGGTGGCGAAGGGAGCGTCGGATAAAGCAGCTTTAAGGGTGCCAAATGGAAGTTCCAGTGGAGGAAATGCATCTTGTCCGCCTTTCCCCTCCCATTCCAGGTCACCGAACTCCAGCTCCTCTCCGTTGCCCCACAGACAGAGCCATTCCCCTTCCATGCAGCCCCCGCCACACTCCCAGACGCCCCACACGGACAGCAAACCCGAGCAGGCGAGCTCGGATAATAGCAGCAACGTTGCTGGCAAAAAAGACTCTGATGTTACAAAACCAGGCGTGGATGGGGCTCACTTAGCCAACTCCAGCCAAGTGAGGGCGAGTGCTAACTCCAGCAACGCCAGCTCGGCCAGCAGCCCACGGCCAGAGAGCAAGACGGACCCTCAGGCCTCTTCGCAGCCTACTCTCGGCTCTGGACACATCGCGCCGGTCTCTCCATTCAAACCGGGGCATTCTGTCTTCCCTTTGCCCCCGGCTACGATGGGATACCATGGTTCCATAGTGGGGGCCTACGCCAGCTATCCCTCACAATTTGTTCCCAGCTTGGATCCCACCAAGTCCAGTTTGGGCTTAGGACTTCAAGGAAAGCACCCCAGCTCCAGTCCGCTAACCGGAGCATCCCCTCCCTCTCTGATGCAGGGTTTGTGTCGGGACCCTTACTGTTTGAGTTACCCCAACGCCCCCCACCTGGGGGGCAGCAACTGCTCCACATGCGTCCATGATCCTTCAAGCCTCAAGTCTGGCTTTCCCCTGGTCTACCCTTCACACCACCTCCACTCCTTACACTCTGGCTCCTTGTCGTCCAGCAGCACACCCTCCCTCTCCCACCCCATTTATACTTATGGTTTCATGGTCCCAAATGAACCCCTACCCCACGCCTGCAACTGGGTTTCTGTTAGCGGCCCCTGTGACAAGCGTTTTGCCACGTCAGAGGAGCTACTGGCCCACTTGCGTACCCATACATCCCTGCCTGGAATGGTAGACAGTAAGCTGTTGTCGGCCTATCCCTCATCTGTTTCCTCCACAGCCTCATGTCACCTTCACTTGCCTCCGCCCAGCAGCCCGGGAGCCCTGCCCAGCTCCTTCTCCCTACGAGGCTCTCCCGGATTAAGTCTGGCACGCTACCACCCCTACGGCAAATCCCACTTGCCGGGCGCCCCAGGACTTCCGATGCCAACTCTTCCCTCTTCCCCGGCCTACTACTCCCCCTACGCCCTCTACAGCCAGAGACTCGGCTCTGCCTCGGCGCTGGGGTATCAGTGA